A genomic stretch from bacterium includes:
- a CDS encoding alanine--glyoxylate aminotransferase family protein has translation MKKKRLFTPGPTSVPEEILLEMAKPIMHHRTDEFRAIVKDVSNGLKYIFQTENSVFIIGSSGTGAMETAITNVFSKGEKIAVVCCGKFGERFAEIGNVYGLKILPVEIEWGKTLKAEELEKLLRENPDIRGICTPLCETSTGTAFDIENYGKVISKFPDVILIVDGVSSVGAIPCYMDKWGIDVLITGSQKALMLPPGLSFIALSKKAWGKTENSDIPKYYFDLKKYKKAIEKDDFPFTIPVSLVIGLKRSVELFREYGLENLWSLHSKRANATRKGIEKMRLELLSENPSDAVTAIKLPEEIDGEKLVKNLRTKYGISVAGGQDKLKGKIIRISHLGYMDEFDVLTAIIAVGICLEEMGYKCNLEDGIREAKQVLFS, from the coding sequence ATGAAAAAGAAAAGATTGTTTACGCCGGGACCAACTTCTGTCCCGGAAGAAATACTTCTTGAAATGGCAAAGCCAATAATGCATCATAGGACAGATGAGTTCAGAGCAATAGTAAAAGATGTTTCTAATGGATTAAAATATATTTTTCAGACAGAAAATAGCGTTTTTATTATCGGTTCATCAGGAACAGGAGCGATGGAAACAGCAATTACAAATGTTTTCTCAAAAGGAGAAAAAATTGCTGTTGTTTGTTGTGGAAAATTTGGAGAAAGGTTTGCAGAAATTGGAAATGTCTACGGACTTAAAATATTGCCGGTTGAAATTGAATGGGGAAAAACATTAAAAGCAGAAGAACTTGAAAAATTACTACGAGAAAATCCAGATATTAGAGGTATTTGCACTCCTTTATGTGAGACATCAACAGGGACTGCTTTTGACATAGAAAATTATGGTAAAGTTATTTCAAAATTTCCTGATGTTATTTTAATTGTTGATGGGGTAAGCAGTGTAGGAGCAATTCCCTGTTATATGGACAAATGGGGAATAGATGTTCTTATTACTGGCTCTCAAAAAGCACTTATGCTTCCACCGGGTCTTTCTTTTATTGCATTAAGTAAAAAAGCATGGGGAAAAACTGAAAATTCAGATATTCCAAAATATTATTTTGATTTGAAAAAATATAAAAAAGCAATTGAAAAAGATGATTTTCCCTTTACAATACCTGTTTCACTTGTTATTGGTTTGAAAAGGTCAGTTGAGTTGTTTCGTGAATATGGACTTGAAAATCTATGGTCATTACATTCAAAAAGAGCAAATGCAACAAGAAAAGGGATTGAAAAAATGAGATTGGAACTTCTGTCTGAAAATCCATCTGATGCAGTTACAGCAATAAAATTACCAGAAGAAATTGATGGAGAGAAATTGGTAAAAAATTTAAGGACTAAATATGGAATATCAGTAGCAGGTGGACAGGACAAGCTTAAAGGGAAAATTATAAGAATTTCTCATTTAGGATATATGGATGAATTTGATGTTTTAACAGCAATAATTGCTGTTGGAATATGCCTTGAGGAAATGGGTTATAAATGCAATTTAGAGGATGGTATAAGAGAAGCAAAACAGGTACTTTTTTCATAA
- a CDS encoding Rid family hydrolase: MENYSYEISKIPVIINFSHFCGKSGTDEYHLVFIPKEYGNFENQIKWVYTAYKETLKYIGLDEETSVFKRFYCSDLFNQAIYLKNKNLFNFSKCGLSYICQPPGPCGKVALWSYHIKDKLNKTKKKLKNNNFSFKRGNIIHNLTTGITYPEGKTVYEQTTGVLKKYNNFLLKNKMTLLNNVIRTWFFIQNIDLNYKEFVDARREFYAQNGLTKDTHFIASTGVEGKYFDSDVKVVMDAYSILGISKEQVEYLSAPEYLGPTYLYGVTFERGVAISYKDRKHIIISGTASINNKGEILYYGNITKQLERCLENVHALLKKANAKLSDISLLVVYIRDPSDYTIVKKKIREKFLNTPLIICYASVCRPGWLIEIECFATIPLSTSVFYC; the protein is encoded by the coding sequence ATGGAAAATTATTCTTATGAAATTTCAAAAATTCCTGTAATAATAAATTTCTCACATTTTTGTGGTAAATCTGGTACTGATGAATACCATTTAGTTTTTATACCAAAAGAATATGGGAATTTTGAAAACCAGATTAAGTGGGTATATACTGCATATAAAGAAACATTAAAATATATTGGATTAGATGAAGAAACATCGGTTTTCAAGCGCTTTTATTGCAGTGATTTATTCAATCAGGCAATTTATTTAAAAAATAAAAATTTATTCAATTTCTCAAAATGTGGTCTTTCATATATCTGTCAACCACCAGGTCCTTGTGGAAAAGTTGCTTTATGGTCATATCATATAAAGGATAAATTAAATAAAACAAAGAAGAAGTTAAAAAATAATAATTTTTCTTTCAAAAGGGGAAATATTATTCATAATTTGACAACTGGTATAACTTATCCAGAAGGGAAAACAGTTTATGAACAAACAACTGGAGTTCTAAAAAAATATAATAATTTTCTTTTAAAAAATAAAATGACACTTTTAAATAATGTTATTAGAACATGGTTTTTTATACAGAATATTGATTTAAATTATAAAGAATTTGTTGATGCAAGAAGAGAATTTTATGCTCAAAATGGATTAACAAAAGATACACATTTTATTGCAAGTACAGGTGTTGAAGGGAAATATTTTGACTCTGATGTAAAAGTTGTTATGGATGCATATTCAATATTAGGTATTTCAAAAGAACAGGTTGAATATCTATCTGCACCGGAATATTTAGGACCAACTTATCTTTATGGAGTTACATTTGAAAGAGGAGTAGCAATTTCTTATAAAGACAGGAAACATATTATAATATCTGGAACTGCAAGTATAAATAACAAAGGAGAAATTTTATACTACGGAAATATTACAAAGCAATTAGAAAGATGTCTTGAAAATGTTCATGCACTTTTAAAAAAAGCAAATGCTAAATTAAGTGATATATCACTTTTGGTTGTTTACATTAGAGACCCATCTGATTATACAATCGTTAAAAAGAAAATTAGAGAAAAATTTTTAAATACTCCTCTAATTATCTGTTATGCTTCTGTATGTCGTCCTGGATGGTTAATTGAAATTGAATGCTTTGCAACAATTCCTCTGTCTACTTCTGTTTTCTATTGTTAA
- a CDS encoding DUF1501 domain-containing protein yields MKNKIFISFLVFNVLFTLMGFGEEEKSFDKKAKAVIQIWLWGGPSHLDTFDPKPNAGYDYTGPFQAIPTNVPGIEINELLPNLAKIADKYSIIRSITHGITAHETASYIMQTGHSSDERVLYPSIGSAVTFFKGKEYKGIIPPYIVLTTSQGRFSEEGFLGQKYKPFVTGGDPNRTPFAVEGIVVEGISEERNLRRTKLLNSLDTLGSIASLEEFQSFDSCKEEAYKIVNECKKIFDISKEPEDLRNMYGRNKFGQSCLMARKLIENGVIYVTINYPGWDTHSNHFQQMRQKLPELDQGLSALIKDLSERGLLENTIIWVSGEFGRTPKISWEPPWNGGRGHYGNCFSVLVAGGGFKGGIVLGKSDEKGEYVIERPVYPKDLLGTIYYLLGIDPEGIFPDIGKGEIRVLPPIEKGTGKEILKEIINEGN; encoded by the coding sequence ATGAAAAATAAAATATTTATTAGTTTTTTAGTTTTTAATGTTCTATTTACTTTAATGGGATTTGGAGAAGAGGAAAAATCATTTGATAAAAAAGCAAAGGCAGTTATTCAGATATGGTTATGGGGAGGGCCATCACATCTTGATACTTTTGACCCAAAACCAAATGCAGGGTATGATTACACTGGACCATTTCAAGCAATACCTACGAATGTTCCAGGAATAGAAATAAATGAGTTATTACCAAATCTTGCTAAAATTGCCGATAAATATTCAATTATAAGAAGTATAACACATGGTATTACTGCCCACGAAACAGCATCTTATATTATGCAAACAGGACATTCTTCTGATGAAAGGGTTTTATATCCAAGTATTGGTTCAGCAGTTACATTTTTTAAAGGAAAAGAATATAAAGGAATTATTCCACCATATATTGTTTTAACAACTTCTCAGGGACGTTTTTCTGAAGAAGGTTTTTTAGGACAAAAATATAAACCATTTGTTACAGGAGGGGACCCTAATAGAACACCTTTTGCTGTTGAGGGAATTGTTGTTGAAGGGATATCTGAGGAAAGAAATTTAAGAAGAACAAAACTTCTTAATTCATTAGATACACTTGGTTCAATTGCATCTCTTGAAGAGTTTCAATCTTTTGATTCTTGTAAAGAAGAAGCATATAAAATTGTAAATGAATGTAAAAAAATTTTTGACATATCAAAAGAACCAGAAGATTTAAGAAATATGTATGGAAGAAATAAGTTTGGGCAATCATGTCTCATGGCGCGTAAACTTATTGAAAACGGAGTAATATATGTAACAATAAACTATCCTGGATGGGATACACATAGTAACCATTTCCAACAGATGAGACAAAAATTACCAGAACTTGACCAGGGACTTTCCGCATTAATAAAAGACCTTTCTGAAAGAGGACTACTTGAAAATACAATTATATGGGTTTCTGGTGAATTTGGAAGAACGCCAAAAATATCATGGGAACCACCATGGAATGGTGGTCGTGGTCATTATGGAAATTGTTTTTCTGTTTTAGTTGCTGGAGGTGGTTTTAAAGGTGGTATTGTCTTGGGAAAAAGTGATGAAAAAGGAGAATATGTTATTGAAAGACCTGTTTATCCAAAGGATTTACTTGGGACTATTTATTATTTATTGGGGATTGACCCAGAAGGAATTTTCCCTGATATAGGTAAAGGGGAAATAAGAGTTCTACCACCAATTGAAAAAGGAACTGGAAAGGAAATTTTGAAGGAGATAATAAATGAAGGGAATTAA
- a CDS encoding DUF1553 domain-containing protein produces MKVKIICFLLICFIVNGCFAQKENNLFYSEKIISTYEKNSWDIPETEIDKYVFSNLKKQGIEPALECSDEVFIRRVYLDLIGKLPENQEVISFLNDKNPDKRSLLIDALLEKDDFADYWSMKWCDILRVKSEFPINLWPNAVQSYHKWILNSLKENKHYDKFVRELLTSSGSNFYTPPVNFYRAIQGRDPYSITSAVALTFMGVRFDKLPQKTKDEMSKFFSRVSYKNTLEWKEEIVYFNPEPSETIQCTFPDGEKVIIPSGIDPRIVFADCLINPKNQWFCKNIVNRIWAYLLGTGIINEVDDIRPDNPPSNPELIIYLEKQLVNSNYDLKHIYRLILNSRTYQQSFIPKTNNPEAKKYFAYYQIKRIDAEVLLDILCNIGGDGVEYISQIPEPYTFIPKYQKNVLLADGSITSPFLEMFGRPSRNTGLFSERENKITEVQIRYLLNSSEIQKKIKSSPYLKRIIRETKGNRKEIIRNIYLFLLSRYPEQSEIDTLEKYFQDGKVNLNEGVEDIVWAIINSKEFLYNH; encoded by the coding sequence ATGAAAGTTAAAATTATATGTTTTCTCTTAATATGTTTTATTGTAAATGGGTGTTTTGCTCAAAAAGAAAATAATTTGTTTTATTCAGAAAAAATCATTTCCACTTATGAGAAAAATTCATGGGATATTCCTGAAACAGAGATTGATAAGTATGTTTTTTCCAATTTAAAAAAACAGGGAATTGAACCTGCATTAGAGTGTTCTGATGAGGTATTTATAAGAAGGGTATATCTTGATCTAATTGGAAAATTACCAGAAAATCAAGAAGTTATTTCTTTCCTAAATGATAAAAACCCAGATAAAAGAAGTTTGCTTATTGATGCTCTTCTTGAAAAAGATGACTTTGCTGACTATTGGTCAATGAAATGGTGTGATATTTTAAGAGTAAAATCAGAATTTCCAATTAACCTCTGGCCAAATGCAGTTCAATCATATCATAAATGGATATTAAATTCTTTAAAAGAAAACAAACATTATGATAAGTTTGTAAGAGAATTACTTACTTCAAGTGGTAGTAATTTCTATACACCACCTGTAAATTTTTATAGAGCAATACAGGGAAGAGACCCATATTCTATAACTTCTGCGGTCGCATTGACTTTTATGGGTGTAAGATTTGATAAATTACCCCAAAAAACAAAAGATGAAATGAGTAAGTTTTTTTCAAGAGTTTCTTATAAGAATACACTTGAATGGAAAGAAGAAATTGTATATTTTAATCCTGAACCATCTGAAACAATACAATGCACTTTTCCTGATGGTGAAAAAGTAATAATTCCTTCAGGAATTGACCCAAGAATTGTATTTGCTGACTGTTTAATAAATCCGAAAAATCAATGGTTTTGCAAAAATATAGTTAATAGAATTTGGGCATATCTTTTAGGAACAGGAATTATAAATGAAGTTGATGATATAAGACCTGATAATCCTCCATCAAATCCCGAACTTATTATTTATCTTGAAAAGCAACTTGTTAATTCAAATTATGATTTAAAACATATTTATCGTCTTATATTGAATTCAAGAACATATCAGCAATCATTTATTCCAAAAACAAATAACCCAGAGGCAAAAAAATATTTTGCGTATTATCAAATCAAAAGAATTGATGCTGAGGTTTTATTAGATATCTTGTGTAATATAGGAGGAGATGGAGTAGAATATATCAGTCAAATTCCTGAACCATATACTTTTATTCCAAAATATCAAAAAAATGTTCTTCTTGCAGATGGAAGTATTACAAGTCCATTTCTTGAAATGTTCGGAAGACCATCAAGAAATACAGGACTTTTTTCTGAAAGAGAAAATAAAATTACAGAAGTCCAAATTAGATATCTTTTGAATTCATCAGAAATACAAAAGAAAATAAAAAGTAGTCCATATTTAAAAAGAATTATAAGGGAAACAAAAGGAAATAGAAAAGAAATAATTAGAAATATATATTTATTTTTACTTTCAAGATACCCAGAACAATCAGAAATTGATACATTGGAAAAATATTTTCAAGATGGAAAAGTTAATTTAAATGAGGGAGTAGAAGATATTGTTTGGGCAATTATTAATAGTAAGGAATTTTTATACAATCATTGA
- the nadC gene encoding carboxylating nicotinate-nucleotide diphosphorylase produces MEKEVEKIIKKAIKEDLGKGDVTTSAIFKEKFPVKAILISKGDGILCGVDIFKNVFNILSSSFSFNFSFKDGDKIKKKDIVGEIYGPIKELLIGERTALNFLQHLSGIATETRKLVERAKNKVKIYDTRKTIPNLRLLEKYAVKIGGGENHRFGLFDMVLIKDNHIKGVMEKEKVDKISAISICVKRAKNYWKNKIKIEVEVENFKQAISAYQAGADIIMFDNADKNQLLEFNKFLKGKKKVEIEWSGNVSLKKIDKIKKLPVDRVSAGYITHSAKVLDFSLKISSI; encoded by the coding sequence ATGGAAAAAGAAGTTGAAAAAATAATAAAAAAGGCAATAAAAGAGGATTTAGGGAAAGGTGATGTTACAACCTCTGCTATTTTCAAAGAGAAATTTCCTGTAAAGGCAATTCTTATTTCAAAAGGTGATGGAATTTTATGTGGTGTGGATATTTTTAAAAATGTCTTTAACATTCTTTCTTCTTCCTTTTCTTTTAATTTTTCCTTCAAAGATGGAGATAAAATAAAAAAGAAAGATATAGTTGGAGAAATTTACGGACCTATAAAAGAGTTATTGATAGGTGAAAGAACTGCTTTAAATTTTCTTCAACATCTATCTGGAATTGCAACTGAAACAAGAAAACTTGTAGAAAGGGCAAAAAATAAAGTAAAAATATACGATACAAGAAAAACAATACCAAATTTAAGGTTATTGGAAAAATATGCAGTAAAAATAGGTGGAGGAGAAAATCATCGTTTTGGTCTTTTTGATATGGTTCTTATAAAAGATAATCATATAAAAGGAGTAATGGAAAAAGAGAAAGTTGATAAAATTTCCGCAATTTCAATTTGTGTCAAAAGAGCAAAAAATTACTGGAAAAACAAAATAAAAATAGAGGTGGAAGTAGAAAATTTCAAACAGGCAATAAGTGCTTACCAAGCAGGAGCAGATATTATAATGTTTGATAATGCGGATAAAAATCAACTGCTTGAATTTAATAAATTTTTAAAAGGAAAAAAGAAAGTTGAAATTGAATGGAGTGGAAATGTTTCTTTAAAAAAAATTGATAAAATAAAAAAATTGCCTGTTGATAGGGTCTCTGCTGGTTATATTACTCATTCTGCAAAAGTTCTTGATTTCTCCTTAAAAATCTCCTCTATTTAG
- a CDS encoding PPC domain-containing protein, with translation MKGIKTIFIFIFIFGFTLIAQSVSQPSIGYIYPSGGKKGSSVQILVGGQNLRGVKDICCSSDGIMAETIIYIPVLNNMQRNYLLKKISELKRKNKGIYQEKKLSQDEIVELPDNPLLKNLENLSPEELDKIFEIFLMPIQRVQIKRSIQEKVLIYLKVDSDVEPKKYEIRLLTQRGLTNPLFFEVNTFNEINEKEPNGPIEQQKNILDLPIIVNGRIMPGDVDRFWFNAKKGQFLFIELKARDIIPYMADAVPGWFQGILTLYKSKGKEIFYADNYYFNPDPIIFYEVEEDGEYIIEVRDALFRGREDFVYRLIIGEKSAFKNNFQEIKNVINSDILNKLPEICEKEPNDKLNKANYIILPQIIKGIIEKPGDIDTYKFKGEIGEEIIFDVYSRRLGYPLDSFIRILDNSGKTLKFNDDYEDKSFGLITHNADSYTSFVVPKDGYYYLQILDIQNHGGDNYLYYIRIENPEPDFKLFVIPSSINILAGRNNILNIYAIRKDGFDGEIKISLKEPNPNFILNGGRIPKGKDNVRITISSLKAPYENPFDIQIEGSTIIEGKEVKRIAIPAEEMMQAFAYFHLVPFEKNFCYVINRGKISQFDFKLIDEDILKIPIDGVVNVKVKTLQKLKSDEISLELKEPPKEISIEDVKIENGILSFNLRTNGKEIKSGFADNLIIEVFRENKTSTPEKPVQKVEKVSIGFLPAISFEII, from the coding sequence ATGAAGGGAATTAAAACAATTTTTATTTTTATTTTCATTTTTGGTTTTACCTTAATAGCACAAAGTGTATCTCAACCATCAATTGGTTATATTTATCCTTCTGGAGGCAAAAAAGGAAGTTCTGTACAGATATTAGTTGGAGGGCAAAATTTAAGAGGTGTTAAAGATATATGTTGTTCCTCAGATGGAATAATGGCAGAAACAATTATTTATATTCCTGTATTAAACAACATGCAAAGAAATTATCTTTTAAAAAAAATTTCTGAATTAAAGAGAAAAAACAAAGGTATCTACCAGGAAAAAAAATTAAGTCAAGATGAAATTGTTGAACTTCCAGATAATCCTCTTTTAAAAAATCTGGAAAATTTAAGTCCAGAAGAATTAGATAAAATTTTTGAAATTTTTTTAATGCCAATTCAAAGAGTTCAAATAAAAAGGTCTATTCAAGAAAAAGTTCTAATTTATTTGAAAGTTGATTCTGATGTTGAACCTAAAAAATATGAAATAAGATTATTAACACAAAGAGGACTTACAAATCCACTTTTTTTTGAAGTAAATACCTTTAATGAAATAAACGAAAAAGAACCAAATGGTCCAATAGAACAACAGAAAAATATTCTTGATTTACCAATTATTGTAAATGGTAGAATTATGCCCGGTGATGTTGATAGATTTTGGTTTAATGCAAAAAAAGGACAATTCCTTTTTATTGAATTAAAAGCAAGAGATATTATTCCTTATATGGCAGATGCTGTTCCTGGATGGTTTCAAGGTATTTTAACTCTTTATAAATCAAAAGGAAAAGAAATATTTTATGCTGATAATTATTATTTTAATCCAGACCCTATAATTTTTTATGAAGTTGAAGAGGATGGAGAATACATAATAGAAGTCAGAGATGCTCTTTTTCGTGGAAGAGAGGACTTTGTTTACAGATTAATTATAGGAGAAAAAAGTGCATTTAAAAATAATTTTCAAGAAATTAAAAATGTTATAAATTCCGATATTTTAAATAAATTGCCAGAAATTTGTGAAAAAGAGCCAAATGATAAGTTAAATAAAGCAAATTATATAATATTACCTCAAATTATAAAAGGTATTATTGAAAAACCAGGGGATATTGATACTTATAAGTTTAAAGGGGAAATAGGGGAAGAAATTATTTTTGATGTTTATAGTAGACGACTTGGTTATCCATTAGATTCTTTTATCCGTATTTTAGATAATTCTGGAAAAACATTAAAATTTAATGATGATTATGAAGATAAAAGTTTTGGACTTATCACTCATAATGCAGATTCATACACTTCTTTTGTAGTTCCAAAGGATGGATATTATTATTTACAGATTTTAGATATTCAAAACCATGGAGGAGATAATTATCTTTATTATATTCGTATTGAAAATCCAGAACCTGATTTTAAACTATTTGTTATTCCTTCAAGTATAAACATTTTGGCGGGTAGAAATAATATCTTAAATATCTATGCTATCAGGAAAGATGGATTTGATGGGGAAATAAAAATTTCATTAAAAGAACCTAATCCTAACTTTATTTTGAATGGGGGAAGAATTCCAAAAGGAAAAGATAATGTAAGAATAACAATTTCATCTTTAAAAGCACCTTATGAAAACCCATTTGATATTCAAATAGAAGGTAGTACAATTATTGAGGGGAAAGAAGTTAAAAGAATTGCTATACCAGCAGAAGAAATGATGCAGGCATTTGCCTATTTTCATTTAGTTCCTTTTGAAAAAAATTTTTGTTATGTTATAAATAGAGGAAAAATTTCTCAATTTGACTTTAAATTGATTGATGAAGATATTTTAAAAATTCCAATAGATGGTGTTGTCAATGTCAAAGTAAAGACATTACAAAAACTCAAAAGTGATGAAATATCATTAGAATTAAAGGAACCACCAAAAGAAATTTCAATTGAAGATGTGAAAATTGAAAATGGGATTTTAAGTTTCAATTTAAGAACAAATGGTAAAGAAATAAAGTCAGGATTTGCTGATAATCTTATTATTGAGGTCTTTAGAGAAAATAAAACTTCTACTCCTGAAAAACCAGTTCAAAAAGTAGAAAAGGTTTCTATTGGCTTTTTACCTGCTATTAGTTTTGAAATTATTTAA